One part of the Halobacteriovorax vibrionivorans genome encodes these proteins:
- a CDS encoding PilZ domain-containing protein: MKIKPLIFNVYAFVFLAIAVSIPVQVMFLYGYNATDIGAIWSKMTFFNLMVMASCCINAYFSFTAQNDIKWSFPLSIGFVCLNNSIVLVYGNDFEAATVILSTFAYILMTSYFILSQDTNVINSPAAQWWKTALRYKAPLPTKVSSTDIPINLGNTFDISRTGAYISYNVPTQKDIFSCGDVFTFNIGEELELKAKVVRKSMAVGRYPEGMGVQFIDLGVSERIQLEKLLNSLRDSVEEENKEYQQFNKAA; encoded by the coding sequence ATGAAGATCAAGCCGTTAATCTTTAACGTTTATGCATTTGTATTTTTAGCAATTGCTGTAAGTATACCAGTCCAAGTAATGTTCCTCTATGGGTACAACGCAACAGATATTGGTGCAATCTGGTCCAAGATGACATTCTTTAATTTAATGGTCATGGCATCTTGCTGTATTAATGCATACTTCTCATTCACGGCCCAAAATGATATAAAGTGGAGCTTCCCTCTTTCAATTGGTTTTGTTTGTTTAAATAATTCGATTGTTCTCGTTTATGGAAATGATTTTGAAGCAGCGACAGTTATTTTATCGACATTCGCATATATCTTAATGACCTCATATTTTATTCTAAGTCAGGATACAAATGTAATTAACTCACCAGCTGCTCAGTGGTGGAAGACGGCCCTAAGATATAAGGCACCACTACCAACAAAAGTATCTTCAACAGATATTCCAATTAACTTAGGTAATACTTTTGATATCTCTAGAACTGGAGCCTATATTTCTTATAATGTTCCAACTCAAAAGGATATTTTCTCATGTGGTGATGTTTTCACTTTTAATATTGGTGAGGAGCTAGAACTTAAGGCAAAAGTAGTTAGAAAGTCTATGGCCGTAGGACGTTACCCAGAAGGAATGGGCGTACAATTTATCGACCTTGGCGTTAGCGAGAGAATCCAACTTGAGAAGCTTTTAAACAGTCTTAGAGACAGTGTAGAAGAAGAAAATAAAGAGTACCAACAATTTAATAAAGCTGCTTAA
- a CDS encoding sensor histidine kinase yields the protein MKPYIVLIFTALIVAFFSGSFVLKTFAPRFASQYQIEEINDIKEQMKSQITPYAIVNFSSLYYSDEQFQLLNPSMAIEEFDSDLLSSSKGCSNIEVLQSQLTASRKKGMWELIRCGRIRSIPRWFVKTPPFLHDSGVSYAYLLFQYQLATGQAENTSWVRRRLSFFHVSELSQLQREIGPLGGIYGLLASLSEDTLRDIINEEARILAKNYLLSRIKYPRQYNVLEYRFYTMDSIERYLESTPYQISRARPGKWCVYTEGPICWRQSTKHLLQTVSTSTLTSFIGILVIFFIILWLLFSKIKWDKVEENRKKMALQVLTHEFRTPVASLLLIIDKLNRDIDKFPEEQQEDLLRISGEVYRLQRLTEKSKHYLQGANARGMLSFTYQELENPEDLIYDTIIPIKDTYLKEIDINIDLKGPVFVDFYWFQILIKNLVENSFIHGEEKHYINVFEKDKNFVIEVGDGGELNKDLETLTSEFVKGSKSSGTGLGLNIIKNIVDEWGGKIELVKKPTRFIITLPKRKKPNG from the coding sequence ATGAAACCATATATTGTACTCATATTCACGGCCCTAATTGTGGCCTTTTTCTCTGGAAGTTTTGTTTTAAAGACTTTTGCACCTCGTTTTGCCAGCCAATATCAAATTGAAGAGATAAACGATATTAAAGAGCAGATGAAAAGTCAGATCACGCCTTATGCAATAGTGAACTTCTCGTCTCTATATTATTCTGATGAACAATTCCAATTATTGAATCCATCAATGGCAATTGAAGAATTTGATTCTGACCTTTTATCAAGTTCAAAAGGATGCTCAAATATTGAGGTTCTTCAGTCCCAATTAACAGCAAGTCGTAAGAAGGGGATGTGGGAACTTATTAGATGTGGCCGTATTAGAAGTATTCCAAGATGGTTTGTTAAGACCCCGCCATTTCTACATGACTCTGGTGTTAGTTATGCATATTTATTATTTCAATATCAATTAGCAACAGGACAAGCAGAAAACACATCTTGGGTTAGAAGAAGACTATCTTTCTTCCACGTTTCTGAACTTTCTCAATTACAACGTGAGATTGGGCCACTTGGTGGAATTTATGGACTACTTGCTTCTTTATCTGAGGACACTCTAAGAGATATCATCAATGAGGAAGCTAGGATCTTAGCAAAGAATTATCTACTTTCTCGAATAAAATACCCACGTCAATACAATGTTCTTGAGTATCGTTTTTACACAATGGACTCTATTGAACGCTATTTAGAATCGACCCCATATCAAATCTCTCGAGCAAGACCTGGTAAATGGTGTGTCTATACTGAAGGGCCAATTTGTTGGCGTCAAAGTACGAAGCATTTATTGCAAACTGTTTCAACTTCAACCTTAACTTCCTTCATTGGAATCCTCGTCATATTCTTCATTATCTTATGGCTACTCTTTAGCAAGATTAAGTGGGACAAAGTAGAAGAGAATCGTAAGAAAATGGCCTTGCAAGTTTTAACACATGAGTTTAGAACGCCAGTGGCATCTCTTCTTCTAATTATTGATAAGCTCAATCGTGATATTGATAAATTTCCTGAAGAGCAGCAAGAGGACTTATTAAGAATCTCCGGTGAAGTTTATCGCCTTCAGAGGTTAACTGAGAAGTCGAAACATTACTTACAGGGGGCAAATGCAAGAGGAATGCTCTCGTTTACATATCAAGAACTCGAAAATCCTGAGGACTTAATTTATGATACAATAATTCCTATTAAGGATACTTACCTAAAGGAAATTGATATCAATATCGATCTTAAAGGCCCTGTCTTTGTGGATTTTTATTGGTTTCAAATTTTAATAAAAAACTTAGTGGAGAACTCATTTATCCACGGTGAAGAAAAACATTATATTAATGTATTTGAGAAAGATAAAAACTTTGTCATTGAAGTTGGTGATGGCGGAGAGTTGAATAAGGATCTAGAGACCTTAACAAGTGAATTTGTAAAAGGATCAAAAAGTTCTGGAACAGGTTTAGGATTAAATATTATTAAAAATATCGTAGATGAATGGGGCGGTAAAATTGAGTTGGTAAAAAAGCCAACGAGATTTATTATTACGCTACCTAAGAGGAAAAAGCCAAATGGATAA
- a CDS encoding MotA/TolQ/ExbB proton channel family protein: protein MLEKKELQLIGQAVVFSTVFIVILNGAYLSDIFAKDGIVSRILILLGGDFIKGGYIQWLTYMAFIWSYKEIKSLKAQIKAEKSYFKANLLPTNEGHLLMANEVIEIGRNVKEFEKKYSKTLLTQLIKNSCAKFRSSKSISEVLEVINIITDLHRDNSETEQSNIRYLLWAIPSLGFIGTVLGISSALMIANSKDMNLITATLGVAFDTTLVALILSIILMWLFHDLQKKTDKFHMKTKEYVIENLVNKIEV from the coding sequence ATGCTAGAAAAGAAAGAATTGCAACTCATTGGACAGGCCGTTGTTTTCAGTACTGTTTTTATTGTCATTTTAAACGGAGCATATCTGTCGGATATTTTTGCAAAAGATGGTATCGTCTCAAGGATATTAATCCTATTAGGTGGAGACTTTATTAAAGGCGGCTATATACAGTGGTTAACCTATATGGCATTTATTTGGTCTTATAAAGAGATCAAATCTTTAAAGGCACAAATTAAAGCTGAAAAATCATATTTTAAAGCAAATCTTTTACCGACTAATGAAGGTCACCTTTTAATGGCAAATGAAGTCATTGAAATTGGCCGAAATGTTAAAGAATTTGAAAAGAAATACTCAAAAACTCTACTTACTCAATTAATAAAAAATTCTTGTGCAAAGTTTCGCTCTTCAAAAAGTATTTCAGAAGTCTTAGAAGTTATTAATATTATCACTGATCTTCATCGCGATAATTCTGAAACAGAACAATCAAATATTCGCTATCTACTGTGGGCCATTCCTTCTCTTGGTTTTATTGGAACTGTTCTAGGTATCTCAAGTGCATTGATGATTGCAAATTCAAAAGATATGAATCTCATTACAGCAACACTTGGTGTAGCTTTCGATACAACACTTGTTGCACTAATCTTAAGTATTATTCTCATGTGGTTATTTCATGACCTACAAAAGAAAACAGACAAATTCCATATGAAAACAAAGGAATATGTCATTGAAAACCTTGTTAATAAAATCGAAGTATAA
- a CDS encoding 3'-5' exonuclease has protein sequence MLILGVDLEGINENLTQKGVNLNVDRVTEIGAVLWDTRINSPVRIFSELIDEKDRLKLTQEVIELTGIDEQLLKDWGRRGDEIKMALERLALLIKKADYLMAHNGAKYDKPMLTAMFERYEVDMPNKIWIDTQEDIEYPSKIRHKSMAMLEHSHGFINPFPHRAVTDVLAMLKIASHYDYARMTKLASAPKVRIVAELKAPNWKNKQEVEKFNTIKHKVARARFQWDPNVKEWSKIVSQVHIDEGKLMYDFDWRLS, from the coding sequence ATGCTCATTCTTGGTGTCGACTTAGAAGGAATCAACGAAAATCTTACACAGAAAGGCGTAAACCTCAATGTCGATAGAGTTACTGAAATTGGTGCAGTCCTATGGGATACACGAATCAACTCTCCAGTGAGAATCTTCTCAGAGCTTATTGACGAAAAAGATCGTCTTAAACTTACTCAAGAAGTTATCGAATTAACAGGAATTGATGAGCAATTATTAAAAGACTGGGGACGTCGAGGTGACGAAATTAAGATGGCCCTTGAAAGATTAGCTCTATTAATTAAAAAAGCAGACTATCTTATGGCGCACAACGGTGCAAAATATGACAAGCCAATGTTAACGGCCATGTTTGAAAGATACGAAGTAGATATGCCAAATAAGATTTGGATTGATACCCAAGAAGATATCGAATACCCAAGTAAAATCAGACATAAGTCCATGGCAATGCTTGAGCACTCTCACGGCTTTATTAATCCATTTCCACACCGTGCGGTTACAGATGTTCTAGCAATGCTTAAAATTGCTTCTCACTATGATTATGCAAGAATGACAAAGCTTGCAAGTGCACCAAAAGTTCGCATCGTAGCAGAGCTGAAGGCACCAAATTGGAAGAATAAGCAAGAAGTTGAAAAGTTTAATACTATCAAGCACAAAGTTGCACGTGCTCGCTTTCAATGGGATCCAAATGTAAAAGAATGGTCTAAGATTGTTTCTCAAGTTCATATTGATGAAGGTAAGCTCATGTATGACTTTGACTGGAGACTCTCATAA
- a CDS encoding DsbA family protein, with the protein MLSSNKTFNFSILLVLVALFLASCSNKNSAQDIRKALDDDPTILTDVMKKNPQVFMETLQQMASEMKQQALADRNRKEKEILEDAFKNPIQVQSHSDDLIIGNPNAKVKIYEYSDFQCPFCFRALETVKQLMDEYGKDVAFIYRHLPIDSIHPQARLAAQYYEAIRIKHGKKAFKFHETILHNQAKIRLGEKYLLEVVKKMGLDTKEIKKLANSKQVDDKIAFDIESANKLGFSGTPGFVVGGVPVKGAYPYAHFKKIIDRLLENKTADTK; encoded by the coding sequence ATGCTTAGTTCTAACAAAACATTTAACTTTTCAATTCTACTTGTGCTGGTTGCCTTGTTCTTAGCATCTTGCTCAAATAAGAACTCCGCGCAAGATATTAGAAAGGCACTAGATGACGATCCGACAATTCTTACAGATGTTATGAAGAAAAACCCTCAGGTTTTTATGGAAACATTACAACAAATGGCATCTGAAATGAAACAACAGGCATTGGCCGATCGTAATCGTAAAGAAAAAGAGATTCTAGAAGATGCTTTTAAAAATCCAATTCAGGTTCAATCTCATAGTGATGATCTTATTATAGGAAATCCAAATGCCAAGGTTAAGATCTATGAATATTCTGATTTTCAATGTCCATTCTGTTTTAGGGCCCTTGAAACTGTTAAACAGTTAATGGATGAATATGGTAAAGATGTGGCCTTTATTTATCGCCACTTACCAATCGATTCAATTCATCCTCAAGCAAGATTAGCAGCACAGTACTACGAAGCTATTCGTATTAAGCATGGAAAAAAAGCATTTAAGTTTCATGAAACAATCCTTCATAATCAAGCAAAGATTCGACTAGGAGAGAAGTACTTATTAGAAGTCGTTAAGAAAATGGGACTTGATACTAAAGAAATTAAAAAGCTAGCTAATTCAAAGCAGGTTGATGATAAGATTGCTTTTGATATTGAAAGTGCAAATAAGCTTGGCTTCAGTGGAACACCAGGATTTGTAGTTGGCGGAGTTCCTGTGAAGGGTGCTTATCCTTATGCTCACTTCAAGAAGATTATTGATCGTTTGTTAGAGAATAAGACTGCTGATACTAAGTAA
- a CDS encoding lytic transglycosylase domain-containing protein: MNASKKQTFINYMARALTRACFSALLLGATVLLSSCAGPMNPFGSDTLSLINDRDDFENLQAFTKILDEHINFDNVGTSTIGIEFFPKKQNRHSIYDLYVKINSTRGKLNPDNIVIFWNGKNVTSSFKHNNKVIFQDEKNIIYKINRLSLPARLTTDIKVGYQYRGEIRSLYRYEEPSCRQASKEKIKISSTDPFNVKDSFIELVEKEANKEKTNPSMLLGLIAQESGFNYRSVSSAKAIGLTQVTDAASQHVIKKHDKWKVDKRIEKLPYGVVKFLVRTGKINYKNDWRLNKKKSVIGGLEYINYLKKYWRGNFDLIQKSYPKIKTVRSFEKSQLFTDLILASYNSGPFRVKSQLIKLSTNWRQSDRLKEAKNYINKVNSYCYHFSQNQEQGEIHEDQAVNL, from the coding sequence ATGAACGCTTCCAAGAAACAAACATTTATCAATTACATGGCCCGTGCCTTAACACGTGCCTGTTTCTCAGCATTACTTTTAGGGGCCACGGTCCTTCTAAGTTCATGTGCAGGTCCTATGAATCCATTTGGAAGTGACACTCTATCTCTTATTAATGATCGTGATGATTTTGAGAATTTACAAGCATTTACAAAGATCTTAGATGAGCATATTAACTTTGATAATGTTGGTACAAGTACTATCGGAATCGAATTCTTCCCAAAAAAGCAAAACCGTCATTCCATCTATGACTTATACGTAAAAATAAATTCAACAAGAGGTAAGCTAAATCCAGATAATATCGTTATCTTTTGGAATGGAAAAAATGTTACCTCAAGTTTTAAGCATAATAATAAAGTTATCTTTCAAGATGAAAAGAATATCATCTATAAGATAAATCGATTAAGCCTACCTGCTAGACTTACTACGGACATTAAAGTTGGATATCAATATCGCGGAGAAATTAGATCTCTTTATCGATATGAAGAACCTTCATGTCGTCAAGCATCTAAAGAGAAGATCAAAATATCTTCTACTGATCCTTTTAATGTAAAAGATAGCTTTATTGAATTAGTTGAAAAAGAAGCAAATAAGGAAAAGACAAACCCTTCTATGCTTCTTGGCCTAATTGCACAGGAATCTGGTTTTAATTATCGCTCAGTAAGTTCGGCCAAGGCCATAGGCCTTACACAAGTAACAGATGCAGCAAGCCAACATGTTATTAAAAAGCATGATAAATGGAAGGTTGATAAAAGAATTGAAAAGCTTCCTTATGGTGTTGTTAAATTCTTAGTTAGAACAGGAAAAATTAATTATAAAAATGACTGGCGTCTTAATAAGAAAAAGTCTGTTATAGGTGGCCTTGAATATATTAACTACCTAAAAAAGTACTGGAGAGGAAATTTTGATCTGATTCAAAAGTCTTATCCAAAAATTAAGACAGTGAGATCATTTGAAAAAAGCCAATTATTCACTGATCTTATTCTAGCAAGTTATAACTCAGGCCCATTTCGAGTAAAGTCACAGCTAATAAAACTAAGTACAAATTGGCGTCAATCAGATCGCCTAAAAGAAGCAAAGAATTATATTAATAAAGTAAATAGCTACTGTTATCACTTTAGCCAAAATCAAGAACAAGGAGAAATCCATGAAGATCAAGCCGTTAATCTTTAA
- a CDS encoding endonuclease I family protein, giving the protein MRRFITLISLFILSTSILAGEITPLGPERSLELRQKLIVLMKKNKKTLYYKEARLHLFNEIYAYYKEGSENNFIRDIYCEVEYQNNVDIFMDNDDLPDGNVLNTEHTWPKSRFFDYGPQVPHHQNTYDEMVSDMHHLYPTDSLVNQKRGDHFFGEVDQENKGQLCEASKMGQNSKYPQVQFFEPPDEVKGDIARGLFYFAVMYELPIDDREEEFLRAWDKLDPVSSFEKFRNEMVEKYQGNRNPFIDYPELIKLIPNL; this is encoded by the coding sequence ATGCGCAGATTTATAACTCTTATTAGTCTATTTATTCTTTCAACCTCAATACTTGCTGGCGAAATCACACCGCTAGGACCAGAGCGATCTCTTGAATTAAGACAAAAGCTAATCGTCCTAATGAAGAAGAATAAAAAGACTCTTTATTACAAAGAAGCAAGACTACATCTATTTAATGAAATCTATGCTTATTATAAAGAAGGAAGTGAGAATAACTTTATAAGAGATATCTACTGTGAAGTTGAATACCAGAATAATGTTGATATCTTTATGGATAACGATGACCTTCCTGATGGAAATGTTTTAAATACAGAACACACTTGGCCAAAGTCTCGTTTCTTTGATTATGGTCCGCAAGTACCTCATCATCAAAACACTTATGATGAAATGGTATCTGATATGCATCACCTCTATCCAACTGACTCATTAGTAAATCAAAAGCGTGGTGATCACTTCTTTGGAGAAGTCGATCAGGAAAATAAAGGCCAATTATGTGAAGCTTCCAAAATGGGACAAAACTCTAAATACCCTCAAGTACAATTCTTTGAGCCACCTGATGAAGTTAAAGGTGATATTGCAAGAGGCCTCTTCTACTTTGCTGTAATGTATGAGCTTCCAATCGACGATAGAGAAGAAGAGTTTCTAAGAGCTTGGGACAAACTTGACCCTGTTTCTTCTTTTGAAAAATTTAGAAATGAAATGGTTGAAAAGTATCAGGGTAACCGTAACCCATTTATCGACTACCCTGAATTAATAAAATTAATTCCTAATCTATAG
- a CDS encoding DUF309 domain-containing protein: MEFTGEPETNALKSSADFRNNSDYLYAIDLINHGYYWECHAYLESLWNEHNRTDDYAILFKAIIKIAAGLLKRDMGQESACATHLERCLELLDQLNYEEFCGIKLMELKVLVSHMLSKPLESRPDLIIKLRL, translated from the coding sequence ATGGAATTTACAGGTGAACCAGAAACAAATGCTCTAAAAAGTAGTGCAGACTTTAGAAATAACTCAGATTATCTATACGCTATTGACCTGATTAATCACGGTTACTACTGGGAATGTCACGCGTATCTTGAATCACTTTGGAATGAACATAACCGAACTGATGATTATGCCATCCTCTTTAAGGCCATCATTAAAATTGCGGCAGGCTTACTTAAAAGAGATATGGGCCAAGAAAGCGCTTGCGCCACTCACCTTGAGCGCTGCCTTGAATTATTAGACCAATTAAATTACGAAGAATTTTGCGGCATCAAACTTATGGAATTAAAAGTTCTGGTTTCTCATATGCTCAGCAAACCGCTGGAAAGCAGACCAGATCTCATCATCAAACTTAGGCTTTAG
- a CDS encoding acyl-CoA thioesterase, which produces MVGKNSETQNEQENIQPEGELSVRTLTMPCDTNHNGDIFGGWVLSQMDIAGAIYSGKRCNGRTATIAIEAMKFIQPVGVGDILCCYCSTVKEGNTSLSVKVEAWVVRKFETERVKVTSGVFTYVAIDEDKRPRSINSKTVLK; this is translated from the coding sequence ATGGTGGGAAAAAATAGTGAAACTCAAAACGAGCAAGAAAATATTCAACCTGAAGGTGAGCTTTCAGTAAGAACTCTAACAATGCCATGTGATACTAATCATAATGGTGATATTTTTGGAGGTTGGGTTCTTTCTCAAATGGATATTGCAGGTGCAATCTATTCAGGAAAAAGATGTAACGGAAGAACTGCCACAATCGCAATTGAGGCCATGAAGTTTATTCAGCCTGTTGGTGTTGGGGATATTCTTTGTTGCTATTGCTCTACTGTCAAAGAGGGAAATACTTCTTTGTCTGTAAAGGTTGAGGCTTGGGTTGTTCGTAAATTTGAAACAGAACGAGTTAAAGTAACAAGTGGTGTTTTCACATATGTTGCTATTGATGAGGACAAACGTCCAAGAAGTATTAATTCTAAAACAGTTCTAAAATAA
- a CDS encoding response regulator transcription factor, which produces MDKLLLVEDDVSLGKGIMDFLKMEGFDAIWAQTLEDARKVDLKDVDLIIQDWMLPDGQGIDFLKELRSNGNTTPMIILTAKTDLIDKVVGLESGANDYMTKPFETRELLARIRVQLRIGEQGGNNNGNNAVDTKGILTLGKLKIDNDTREVTWDGGLVELTKMEFDFLKLLVENPNRALSRDEILNKVWGYECYPSTRTVDTHVLQLRQKFNENLIETVRGIGYKLRPQHAQ; this is translated from the coding sequence ATGGATAAATTATTACTAGTAGAAGATGATGTTTCTTTAGGCAAAGGGATTATGGACTTCCTAAAGATGGAAGGCTTTGATGCCATTTGGGCGCAGACCTTAGAGGATGCAAGAAAGGTTGATCTTAAAGATGTCGATCTTATCATTCAGGATTGGATGTTACCTGATGGCCAAGGAATTGATTTTCTAAAAGAGTTACGCTCAAATGGAAACACGACGCCAATGATTATCCTTACGGCAAAAACTGATCTTATCGATAAAGTTGTTGGCCTTGAGTCAGGGGCAAATGATTATATGACAAAGCCTTTTGAGACAAGAGAACTTCTTGCTCGTATTCGTGTTCAGTTAAGAATTGGTGAACAAGGTGGGAATAATAATGGCAATAACGCCGTTGATACAAAAGGAATTCTAACCTTAGGTAAACTTAAGATCGATAATGATACTCGTGAAGTAACTTGGGATGGTGGTCTCGTTGAGTTAACTAAGATGGAGTTTGATTTTTTAAAGCTACTTGTCGAAAATCCAAATCGCGCTCTTTCAAGAGACGAGATTTTAAATAAGGTTTGGGGTTATGAGTGTTATCCTTCAACACGTACTGTGGATACACACGTTCTTCAGCTTCGTCAGAAGTTTAATGAAAACTTAATTGAAACAGTTCGAGGTATCGGTTATAAGCTTCGACCGCAACATGCTCAATAA
- a CDS encoding ABC transporter ATP-binding protein produces MSVIDVRGVSKRYRDQLALSDFSLSVENGDVVALLGPNGAGKTTFVKCMLDLISADSGEITIFGKSSKDPRSRASLVYLPEKFNFYDYFTVKETLKFFAEFHGVEKSQVNGRIDEALKKLSIDKFEKKKLKELSKGQMQRVGLCIAVVANKELIILDEPFSGLDPIGIKDVKDICLELSQQGKTILINSHILSEVEKFATKVIILNNGQVKAQGPLNEVRGDISLEERFYDLVKNDSGSEHA; encoded by the coding sequence ATGAGTGTTATTGATGTACGAGGTGTATCGAAGAGATATCGTGACCAATTGGCCTTAAGTGATTTTTCTTTAAGTGTTGAAAATGGCGATGTTGTGGCATTGCTAGGGCCAAACGGAGCAGGGAAAACGACATTTGTAAAATGTATGTTGGATTTAATAAGCGCTGATTCGGGTGAGATTACAATATTTGGAAAGTCTTCTAAGGATCCACGCTCGAGAGCAAGTCTCGTTTATCTTCCAGAGAAGTTTAATTTTTATGATTATTTCACAGTAAAAGAAACACTTAAGTTCTTTGCTGAATTTCACGGTGTGGAAAAGTCTCAAGTAAATGGAAGAATTGATGAGGCCTTAAAGAAGTTATCGATTGATAAGTTTGAAAAGAAGAAATTAAAAGAACTTTCTAAGGGACAAATGCAAAGAGTTGGTCTTTGTATTGCTGTCGTTGCCAATAAGGAGCTTATCATTTTAGATGAGCCTTTCTCTGGCCTAGATCCAATTGGAATTAAAGATGTAAAAGATATCTGCCTTGAATTATCACAACAAGGAAAGACGATTTTAATCAACTCTCATATTCTTTCTGAGGTCGAGAAGTTTGCAACAAAGGTAATTATTCTAAATAACGGTCAAGTCAAAGCTCAAGGTCCTCTAAATGAAGTAAGAGGGGATATCTCATTAGAAGAGCGTTTCTATGATTTAGTTAAAAATGATAGTGGAAGTGAACATGCTTAA
- a CDS encoding vWA domain-containing protein yields the protein MRRQRKSIDVFNISFLDLLSGALGAVIILFIVVPKNENPVAQKPPQKQEVCVDNSQALDQCQKIVAQQQDLIKELNQKLKESIKPKKEDSVEKITKKQDDTSNTNDVGFNFKGKNVAFVIDVSGSMATDDRIGEVKAGLKMLIASMGKDYKVDIIYYPGPNRSSYYSLWGVLQSLHNLKVKEEVYGFLTRLTPNGTTPTRAALMYTLDQYSDLSDIVLLSDGSPTKSGATASPDNIDDIVKQVTTKNRLRKVQINAIGVGAKNFSKSSNLYKFLRNLTKSNNGFFYGF from the coding sequence ATGCGCCGCCAAAGAAAGTCCATCGACGTCTTTAATATTTCATTTCTTGATCTACTTTCTGGTGCCCTCGGTGCTGTCATTATTTTATTTATTGTCGTTCCAAAAAATGAAAATCCAGTTGCCCAAAAGCCACCACAAAAGCAAGAGGTCTGTGTCGATAACTCACAGGCACTAGATCAATGTCAAAAAATTGTAGCGCAACAACAAGACCTTATAAAAGAGCTAAATCAAAAACTTAAGGAAAGTATAAAACCTAAGAAAGAAGATAGCGTTGAAAAGATCACTAAGAAGCAAGATGATACATCAAATACTAATGATGTAGGATTTAACTTTAAAGGAAAGAATGTTGCCTTTGTCATTGATGTTTCTGGATCAATGGCAACAGATGACCGTATAGGAGAAGTAAAGGCTGGCCTTAAAATGTTAATTGCCTCAATGGGTAAAGACTATAAAGTTGATATCATTTATTATCCAGGCCCTAATCGCTCATCATATTATTCTCTTTGGGGTGTTTTACAAAGCCTTCATAATCTAAAAGTAAAAGAAGAAGTATATGGGTTTCTTACTAGGCTTACTCCAAATGGTACGACACCAACTAGAGCAGCTTTAATGTACACCCTCGATCAATATTCTGATCTAAGTGATATTGTCTTATTGAGTGATGGCTCACCAACAAAGTCAGGAGCAACAGCATCTCCCGATAATATCGATGATATCGTCAAACAGGTCACGACTAAGAACCGTCTTCGCAAGGTTCAGATTAATGCTATCGGAGTAGGGGCCAAAAACTTCAGTAAATCCTCTAACTTATACAAATTCCTAAGAAACTTAACAAAATCCAATAACGGTTTTTTCTATGGCTTCTAA
- a CDS encoding group II truncated hemoglobin gives MKIKLPEFLIRKFKMTPYEKLGGAVGVQELVDDFYEIMDTDPKASKCRGLHATSLDGANKKLFMFLSGWLGGPSLYIEKYGHPRMRKRHFPFKIGFAERDEWLYCMRKALDKKQLKPKFDDEIWSAFQRFAEHMRNQNF, from the coding sequence ATGAAAATTAAACTACCAGAATTTCTCATTCGTAAATTTAAAATGACTCCTTATGAAAAACTAGGTGGCGCAGTTGGTGTCCAAGAGCTTGTGGATGATTTCTACGAAATCATGGATACTGACCCAAAAGCATCAAAGTGTCGTGGGCTTCACGCCACTTCCCTTGATGGTGCAAATAAGAAATTATTTATGTTCCTATCGGGATGGCTTGGGGGCCCAAGTCTTTATATTGAAAAATATGGCCATCCTCGTATGAGAAAACGTCATTTCCCATTCAAGATTGGTTTTGCTGAGCGTGATGAATGGCTCTATTGTATGAGAAAAGCTCTTGATAAAAAGCAGCTAAAGCCTAAGTTTGATGATGAGATCTGGTCTGCTTTCCAGCGGTTTGCTGAGCATATGAGAAACCAGAACTTTTAA